The DNA region TCGACCATTGATTCATGCGCCGCTCCATCATCGTCCACAAATAAATGGCCACCAGCGAGAACATGCCTGAATACAGCAGCACGTTCCAGGCAAACACGGATGTGGGATTGTAGTTGGTGGCAGCAACCATGAGGCGGTCCGGTCGGCCCAGATCAAGCATCAGCACGGTCAATCCGCCCGCCAGCATGGCGATCGACAACAGGCTGGCCAGCGGCGCGCGCGCCTTGTAGATGCTCTTGCCGAACACCGAGCCGATGGAGGCGACATTGAGCACCCCGGATGCGGCGACGATCAGGAAGATGGCGAAGACATGCGGCATGCCCCATACGATCTGGTTGTTCATGCCGGTGATGATGTGCCCGTGCGATTCCATCATATGCACGGCATAGAGGCCTGCCAGGGCGACCAAACCGCCTGCTGCGAGCAGCACATAGTACAAACGGTTCCTGAAGCGTAGTGCGGTCAGATCTGCCATGATTTACAGTCCTTGGTAACGGATGCCGGGATTCAGCTGCAAGTCGGCACGCACCTGAACGGATGCGACGCTGCGTATCTTCTGCGCGATCTCGCTGTTCTCGTCGTTCAGATTGCCGAACAGGATCGCCTTGTTCTTGCACGCCTCTGCACAGGCTGTGTTCTGTTGCCCCTTGTCCAGCCGATGCACGCACAGGGTACACGACTCAACGGTTCCCTTGCCGCGCGGCACGTCCGGTTTCTGATCCTGCAACGGCTCATGCACGAATGAGCGCGCTTTGTAGGGACAGGCCATCATGCAATAGCGGCAGCCGATGCAGCGATGCCTGTCTACCAGCACGATGCCATCGGCCCGTTTGAAGGAAGCCGCGGTCGGACATACATCCACGCAGGGAGGCTCCTCGCAATGCTGGCACATCATCGGCAGCGACAGTTCGCGTCCGCTGCGGATATCCTTGAGCTCGATCTTGCGTATCCATTGCGAATCGGTCGCAGCGGTGCCGCCGGAAAGACCGTTCTCCTTGTTGCATGCAGTGACGCAATCGTTACAGCCATCCTTGCACTGCGCAGTGTCGATCAGCATGCCCCAGCGCACCTTGCTGCTGCCTGCCTCTGCCTTGCCATGTGCGGTATCGAACAACAGCATGCCCGGGGCGATCGCGACTGCAGCCGCCCCCAGCGAGGTCTTCAGGAACTGCCTGCGTTGTGTATTGAGATCGCTCATTTCCCATCCTTCATGACGAGCGCTGTCCGGCGTTTGCTGGCATGGCATTCGAAACAGTCGATCTTGACCGCCGCATAGCGGTGGCAGCCCACACAGAAGCTGTCATCGCGTGCGATCACGCTGTTGTCGCTCAAACTGGCATGGCACTCCACGCAGTTCTTGAGGCCGTCCTGCTCTATGCGGTTTCCTTTCCGCACCGTCTCGTCGCGCTGGTGCATTAGCAGATGCATATGGTTCTTGCGCATCCATTGCGGATCCCTTACGCACTGCCCTCCCTTGCCGATATCCAGCTTGGGAGTATCTCCTTCGGCAGCCCAGGCCACCGAGACGAACAGGCAGAGCAGCAGAGATGCGAGCAGCTTCATTATTCACCCAGGCCCATTTGGATATAGCCGGTCGGACACACATCCGCACAGATGTGACAACCGATGCACTTGTCGTAGTCCGTGGCGACATAACGGCCCAGGGTGGATTCCGTCTTCTTGACCCGATACACGGCAGTCTGCGGGCAATACACCACGCAATTGTCGCATTCGAAGCACATGCCGCAGCTCATGCAGCGCTTGGCCTCAGCGACAGCCTGTTTCTCGTCCAGCACGCCGAGGCGATCCTGGAAATTGCCCAGAGCACTCTCCTTGTCGAGCGTGATCACGTTACGCTGGTTGCGCGAAACGAAGGAGAAATGGCCGAGGAACAGCTTGTCGTGCGGGATGATGTAACGGTCCGAACGATTGTCGAAGTTGTGCACCGCGACATCGGACTTGAACGTACCGCGCATCGGTTCGTGCGATTCCTTGATCTCGATTCCCTTTTCGACCAGCTTGCGCATCAGATCGAACTGGTGCGCATCGATCTTGGGACGCTTCTCCAGATCGCGGCCCAGCAGGAAGTTATGGATGCCGTCGGCCGCAATGGAACCGTGGCCGATCGCCGTCGTCAGCAAGTGCGGACGAATCACGTCGCCGCCGGCAAACACTCCCGGCTGTCCGTTCACCACATAGTTGCGGTCGGTAGAGACTGCCCCCTTGCCGTTGTTGAACTGCTCCAATCCGGTGAAGTCGACCGCCTGGCCGATCGCGGAAACGATCAGGTCTGCCTCGATGTCGTGCTCGCTGCCTTCGATGTTTTTGATCTCCAGCTTGCCGCCAGCCAGTTTGGCTTCGCACTTGGCAACCCGCAGCGCTGTGGCACGGCCATTCGCGTCGCGCACAATGCCGATTGGCACCAGGCTGCCGAGAATATGGATGCCTTCCGCCAGCGCCTGCTCGATCTCGTGTTTGTTGGCCTGCATCTTGTCGATGTTGAACACCGAGGTCAGCGTCACTTCGGCACCCTGCTTGGCGGAGATGTCAGCCACATCGTGGGCCATGCGGCCGGCGATGGCGAGTTCGGCGTCGGTCGGCTTGGCATGTGCGATATGTCCCAAGCGACGGGCCACGGTCGCCACGTCGATGGAAGTATCGCCGCCGCCAACCACCACCACGCGCTTGCCCACATGCTGCAAACGGCCGTCGTTGAATGCCTTCAGGAAGGCAGTCGCGGTAACCACATTGGGCGCCAGCGCATCGGCAATGGGCAATGCCCGGCCGGCCTGCGCTCCCATGCCGAGGAATACGGCATCGAACTCCTTGCGGATCTGGTCCATGGTGATATCGGTGCCGACGCGGGTCTTCATGCGCGTCTTCACGCCCAGATCGAGGATGCGCTGAATCTCGGCATCCAGCACATCGCGCGGAGTACGGAAACCAGGAATGCCATAGCGCATCATGCCGCCGAGATATTCGTGCTCGTCGAAAATGGTGACCTCATGCCCTTTCAGCACCAGCTGATAGGCACAGGAGAGGCCGGCAGGACCGCCGCCGAGAATCGCCACCTTCTTGCCGGAGGACGCAACATTGGGCTTGTTGAATTTGAGCTTGTTGGCGACTGCGTATTCGCCGAGAAAATGCTCTACCGAGTTGATGCCGACGTGGTCTTCCACCTCGTTACGATTACACCCGCTTTCGCATGGCGCCGGACACACGCGTCCCATCACGGACGGGAACGGATTGGCCTCGGTCAGGCGACGCCAGGCGTATTCCTGCCACGGCATGAGCGGCTTGCCGTCCGCACCGACCGGCGGCTTTTCGGTGCCGCGCACGATGGCCAGATAACCACGGATATCTTCGCCAGCCGGGCAGCTGCCCTGGCATGGAGGCGTAGACTGGATATAGGTCGGGCATTTATAGGAATATCCTGCCTGAAAGATCTTCTCGTTCAGACGGCGCACCTTATTATCGCCATCCTTGTAACGACGGAATGTAATCTTTTGCGGTGTCTCGGTTGTTACTGACATTTGCCTATCTCCTCTTTATTTCGCACCCAACTGGATCGCGTTGCTGACCAGTTGATGCACGCCGCCCACCATCCGTCTATCGAATCCGTAGATGGGCATGACCTTGGTAAATTGAGCCTTGCAGATGGCGCAGATGGTCGCCATGAAATTGACGCCGTGCTCGTCCACCGCCTGTTGCAGCACTTCCATGCGCGGCAATGCGCCCTTGACGCGCAAATCGAGCAGATCGTCGGTCAGCAGGCCGCCGCCGCCGCCGCAGCAGAACGTCTGCTCGCGCGTGGTATTG from Sideroxyarcus emersonii includes:
- the dsrO gene encoding sulfate reduction electron transfer complex DsrMKJOP subunit DsrO, with amino-acid sequence MSDLNTQRRQFLKTSLGAAAVAIAPGMLLFDTAHGKAEAGSSKVRWGMLIDTAQCKDGCNDCVTACNKENGLSGGTAATDSQWIRKIELKDIRSGRELSLPMMCQHCEEPPCVDVCPTAASFKRADGIVLVDRHRCIGCRYCMMACPYKARSFVHEPLQDQKPDVPRGKGTVESCTLCVHRLDKGQQNTACAEACKNKAILFGNLNDENSEIAQKIRSVASVQVRADLQLNPGIRYQGL
- a CDS encoding NAD(P)-binding protein, whose amino-acid sequence is MSVTTETPQKITFRRYKDGDNKVRRLNEKIFQAGYSYKCPTYIQSTPPCQGSCPAGEDIRGYLAIVRGTEKPPVGADGKPLMPWQEYAWRRLTEANPFPSVMGRVCPAPCESGCNRNEVEDHVGINSVEHFLGEYAVANKLKFNKPNVASSGKKVAILGGGPAGLSCAYQLVLKGHEVTIFDEHEYLGGMMRYGIPGFRTPRDVLDAEIQRILDLGVKTRMKTRVGTDITMDQIRKEFDAVFLGMGAQAGRALPIADALAPNVVTATAFLKAFNDGRLQHVGKRVVVVGGGDTSIDVATVARRLGHIAHAKPTDAELAIAGRMAHDVADISAKQGAEVTLTSVFNIDKMQANKHEIEQALAEGIHILGSLVPIGIVRDANGRATALRVAKCEAKLAGGKLEIKNIEGSEHDIEADLIVSAIGQAVDFTGLEQFNNGKGAVSTDRNYVVNGQPGVFAGGDVIRPHLLTTAIGHGSIAADGIHNFLLGRDLEKRPKIDAHQFDLMRKLVEKGIEIKESHEPMRGTFKSDVAVHNFDNRSDRYIIPHDKLFLGHFSFVSRNQRNVITLDKESALGNFQDRLGVLDEKQAVAEAKRCMSCGMCFECDNCVVYCPQTAVYRVKKTESTLGRYVATDYDKCIGCHICADVCPTGYIQMGLGE